One window of Burkholderia cepacia GG4 genomic DNA carries:
- a CDS encoding sterol desaturase family protein, which produces MQNLPNIMMAAFPAFAVLIVVEVVLAAVLGRSLYRTRDTLANIALAIGAFVASVLTGGLVLAVLSWVYEHRIFTIPTNVWWAWVLCFFADDFSYYWFHRLSHEVRWFWASHSVHHSSEQYNLSVSLRQTWTGTITGSFLFWAWMPWVGFHPKMILFMQSVSLIYQFWIHTEAIGKMPRWFEALLNTPSQHRVHHGSDFEYLDTNYAGTTMLWDRLFRSYTPERFTPHYGLTSSIGTDNPFRIAFYEWGNIARDLAKAGSVPTAINYLIRPPGWSPDGSSLTTRDARRAEQQVS; this is translated from the coding sequence ATGCAAAATCTGCCCAATATCATGATGGCCGCGTTCCCGGCCTTCGCGGTGCTGATCGTGGTGGAAGTCGTGCTCGCGGCGGTGCTTGGCAGGTCGCTGTACCGGACCCGCGATACGCTGGCGAACATCGCGCTCGCAATCGGCGCATTCGTCGCCAGTGTCCTGACCGGCGGCCTGGTGCTGGCGGTGCTGAGCTGGGTGTACGAGCACCGGATCTTCACGATCCCAACGAACGTCTGGTGGGCGTGGGTGCTGTGCTTCTTCGCGGACGATTTCAGCTATTACTGGTTTCACCGCCTGAGTCACGAGGTGCGCTGGTTCTGGGCCTCGCATTCGGTTCATCATTCGTCGGAACAATACAACCTGTCGGTATCGCTGCGCCAGACATGGACGGGCACGATCACCGGCTCGTTCCTGTTCTGGGCGTGGATGCCGTGGGTCGGGTTCCATCCGAAGATGATCCTGTTCATGCAGTCGGTGAGCCTGATCTACCAGTTCTGGATTCATACCGAGGCGATCGGCAAGATGCCGCGCTGGTTCGAGGCGCTGCTGAATACGCCGTCGCAGCATCGCGTCCATCACGGCAGCGATTTCGAGTATCTGGATACCAACTACGCCGGCACCACGATGCTCTGGGATCGGCTGTTCCGGTCTTACACGCCCGAGCGATTCACGCCGCACTACGGCCTGACGTCGAGCATCGGCACCGACAATCCGTTCAGGATCGCGTTTTACGAGTGGGGCAACATCGCGCGCGATCTCGCGAAGGCGGGGAGCGTGCCCACCGCGATCAATTACCTGATCCGGCCGCCCGGCTGGAGCCCGGACGGCAGTTCCCTGACCACGCGCGACGCGCGACGGGCAGAACAGCAGGTTTCCTGA
- a CDS encoding serine hydrolase domain-containing protein, producing the protein MTHTRDPHHPRRDTAPSSVGRRQFLEYAGAGLLSAVLPGCGGADTIQQSTYGATIAAGQQTIQAALDARPQSLAGISVALLKGNQVVWAQAFGNASVSPAVAATPTTRYNIGSVTKVIAALAGVILQDRGLIDLDAPIVRYLPSFSMLSPEYAQITSRHLLSHSSGLPGQNVDNMFTYAPVAGYAETAQKVLANEHLNHPPGQFAVYCNDGFTLFELVVTAVTGLSFTDFVQRNILAPLNMTHSGFLTSVPTSGQFALAYANGTQYGQEFSNPYATGGLSTTPLDMMNLAQLFIGNGLFQGQRIASAAGIADMLTDQTDRWQIKSTRLGYAYAFGLGWDDVDDPVLRAAGAAGAYKSGGTQFFSSHFYVLPAAQMALMITGSTGYDAASIAPAILLQALQEDGSIAGAPARVNTGAPPAAASPDVSAVSGVYGNESTPMQVAVNADGSLSLTKWNGTAWVSVGPGAAPYVYRSDGWWWCEGDTVSYRFDILPGTDDAGNALSNRYLTKRVVDGSGYVFRVTPYGQQLQALPALDSAWQARVNSTWNVINESAQSVLSAGMLRVSLGSLGALPGYVVFAYSTDGGTHTNYQLLKPLADDRCGMTVRVPVMPGRDLFEISMTTVNNVETMAASGWQCQRAS; encoded by the coding sequence ATGACCCACACACGCGATCCACATCACCCGCGCCGCGACACGGCACCGTCCAGCGTCGGCCGCCGGCAATTCCTCGAATATGCGGGCGCGGGATTGTTGTCCGCGGTGCTGCCGGGATGCGGCGGCGCGGACACGATTCAGCAATCGACGTATGGCGCAACCATCGCCGCAGGGCAGCAGACGATCCAGGCCGCGCTCGATGCCCGACCGCAAAGCCTCGCCGGCATCTCCGTCGCGTTGCTCAAGGGCAACCAGGTGGTGTGGGCACAGGCGTTCGGGAATGCCTCGGTCAGCCCGGCGGTGGCCGCCACGCCGACGACGCGCTACAACATCGGTTCGGTCACCAAGGTGATCGCGGCGCTGGCCGGCGTGATCCTGCAGGATCGCGGGCTGATCGATCTCGACGCGCCGATCGTCCGCTACCTGCCGTCGTTCTCGATGTTGTCGCCGGAGTACGCCCAGATCACGTCGCGTCATCTGCTGTCACATTCGTCCGGGCTGCCCGGCCAGAACGTCGACAACATGTTCACGTATGCGCCGGTTGCAGGCTATGCGGAGACCGCGCAGAAGGTGCTCGCCAACGAGCACCTGAATCATCCGCCGGGCCAGTTCGCGGTGTACTGCAACGACGGCTTCACGCTATTCGAACTCGTGGTCACGGCAGTCACGGGGCTGAGCTTCACGGATTTCGTTCAGCGCAACATCCTCGCGCCGCTGAACATGACGCATTCAGGCTTTCTGACCAGCGTGCCGACCAGCGGCCAGTTCGCGCTGGCCTACGCGAACGGCACCCAGTACGGACAGGAATTCTCGAATCCGTATGCAACGGGAGGCCTGTCGACGACGCCGCTCGACATGATGAACCTCGCGCAACTGTTCATCGGCAACGGCCTGTTCCAGGGGCAACGCATCGCGTCGGCGGCGGGGATCGCCGACATGCTGACGGACCAGACCGACCGGTGGCAGATCAAGTCGACCCGGCTCGGCTACGCGTATGCGTTTGGCCTGGGCTGGGACGACGTCGACGATCCGGTCCTGCGCGCCGCCGGCGCCGCGGGGGCGTACAAGAGCGGCGGCACGCAGTTCTTTTCGAGCCATTTCTACGTGCTGCCGGCTGCGCAAATGGCGCTGATGATCACCGGCAGCACGGGCTACGACGCGGCCAGCATCGCCCCCGCGATCCTGCTGCAGGCGTTGCAGGAGGACGGCAGCATCGCCGGCGCGCCGGCGCGGGTGAATACCGGTGCGCCGCCGGCGGCTGCGTCGCCGGACGTGTCCGCGGTCAGCGGCGTTTACGGCAACGAATCGACGCCGATGCAAGTTGCCGTGAATGCGGACGGCAGTCTGTCGTTGACGAAATGGAACGGCACCGCGTGGGTGTCGGTCGGCCCCGGTGCCGCGCCATACGTGTACCGCAGCGACGGCTGGTGGTGGTGCGAAGGCGATACCGTGTCGTACCGGTTCGATATCCTGCCGGGCACGGACGATGCGGGCAACGCGCTGAGCAATCGGTATCTGACCAAGCGTGTCGTCGACGGCTCGGGCTATGTGTTCCGCGTCACGCCGTATGGACAGCAGCTCCAGGCGTTGCCGGCGCTCGACAGCGCATGGCAGGCGCGCGTGAACTCGACGTGGAACGTGATCAACGAGTCGGCGCAGTCGGTGTTGTCCGCCGGCATGCTGCGCGTCTCGCTGGGCAGCCTCGGCGCGTTGCCGGGTTATGTCGTATTCGCCTACAGTACCGACGGCGGCACCCACACCAACTACCAGCTGTTGAAGCCGCTGGCCGACGACCGCTGCGGCATGACCGTCAGGGTACCGGTCATGCCGGGCCGCGATCTGTTCGAAATCAGCATGACGACCGTGAATAACGTCGAGACGATGGCTGCTTCCGGATGGCAGTGCCAGCGAGCGTCATGA
- a CDS encoding serine hydrolase domain-containing protein: MLDDRQVPNRGDGDGGPASLRRRQFLGCAGAGVLAALLPGCGGSIDNRYGQTIAWGQQAIATFVAQGVPAISIALLKNDVIVWQQAFGVISAAGTRATVETPFNIASVSKVFAALAAVILQDRNLIGLDTPIVEYVPGFSMLSPQYANITTRHLLSHSSGLPGNNSHNFLSLAPLSGYADDTFAALGNAHLKHPPGELAVYCNDGFTLFEQVVLAVTRLSFPAFVQQNIFDPLGMTRSGFPGAAQAPGVPPNARLDGKWYATPEYVNAYAAGGISSTPGDMMKFSQMLLAQGMYQGTRIASAAGIAGMALDQTQIVGVKINPTSAYPWGLGWDTGAERALQRVGVAAWQKNGDTTFSSSLFVLPGAQMALMVSGYGGYTPAALAEEVLLRALVEDGTIAALPAKISVSPAPPATAPAPGDAAGIYASCDSVLRVGLDTNTLTLDVWTDTGWASHPQSPFRYGSDGWWWSASGSGPGFAFAVVPDPDQTGNTCRYLMVRMADNAGYDALTAPVYQQLAANLPELDTAWTARMGTQWQVNNESADTIRSMTHAGVLQASVNRLPDLPGYIVMRNCDDSGKPVWQMLLPLADGRAGMAIRIPGLNGRDLWEAIFTAVNGRPAMTIGGVTYAPAS, translated from the coding sequence ATGCTCGACGATCGGCAGGTTCCGAATCGTGGCGACGGCGACGGCGGGCCGGCGAGCCTGCGTCGTCGCCAGTTCCTCGGCTGCGCAGGAGCGGGGGTGCTCGCGGCGCTGCTGCCAGGATGTGGTGGCAGTATCGACAACCGCTACGGGCAGACCATCGCGTGGGGCCAGCAAGCGATCGCGACGTTCGTCGCGCAAGGCGTACCCGCCATCTCGATCGCGCTGCTCAAGAACGACGTCATCGTGTGGCAACAGGCGTTTGGCGTGATCTCGGCAGCCGGCACGCGCGCCACCGTCGAGACACCGTTCAACATCGCATCGGTCAGCAAGGTCTTTGCCGCGCTCGCGGCGGTGATCCTTCAGGATCGGAACCTGATCGGGCTCGATACGCCCATCGTCGAGTACGTGCCGGGGTTTTCGATGCTTTCCCCGCAATACGCGAACATCACGACCCGTCATTTGCTTTCGCATTCATCCGGGCTGCCCGGCAACAATTCCCACAACTTCCTCTCGCTCGCACCGCTGTCCGGTTACGCGGACGACACCTTTGCGGCGCTCGGGAACGCGCACCTGAAGCATCCGCCCGGCGAGCTTGCCGTGTACTGCAACGATGGCTTCACGCTGTTCGAGCAGGTGGTCCTGGCCGTCACACGGTTGAGCTTTCCGGCATTCGTGCAGCAAAACATCTTTGACCCGCTCGGCATGACGCGTTCCGGCTTCCCCGGTGCCGCGCAGGCGCCCGGCGTGCCGCCGAACGCGCGGCTGGACGGCAAGTGGTATGCGACACCCGAGTACGTCAACGCCTATGCCGCGGGCGGCATCAGCTCGACGCCGGGCGACATGATGAAGTTCTCGCAGATGCTGCTCGCGCAGGGCATGTACCAAGGGACGCGGATCGCGTCGGCGGCGGGCATTGCCGGCATGGCGCTGGATCAGACGCAGATCGTCGGCGTGAAGATCAATCCGACGTCCGCCTACCCGTGGGGGCTGGGCTGGGATACCGGTGCGGAAAGGGCGCTGCAGCGCGTGGGAGTCGCCGCGTGGCAGAAGAACGGCGACACCACGTTCTCGAGCTCGCTCTTCGTGTTGCCCGGTGCGCAGATGGCGCTGATGGTCTCCGGTTACGGGGGATACACGCCGGCGGCGCTCGCCGAAGAGGTCCTGCTGCGCGCACTGGTGGAGGACGGCACGATCGCCGCGCTGCCCGCGAAGATCAGCGTGTCGCCGGCTCCGCCGGCTACGGCCCCCGCACCGGGCGACGCGGCCGGCATCTACGCCAGTTGCGACTCGGTCTTGCGGGTGGGCCTTGACACGAACACGCTCACGCTGGACGTCTGGACCGACACTGGCTGGGCATCGCATCCTCAAAGCCCGTTCCGGTACGGCAGTGACGGCTGGTGGTGGAGCGCGAGCGGCAGCGGGCCCGGCTTCGCGTTCGCCGTCGTGCCCGACCCGGATCAAACGGGCAATACCTGCCGCTACCTGATGGTACGCATGGCCGACAATGCCGGCTATGACGCGCTGACGGCGCCCGTCTATCAGCAACTCGCCGCCAATCTGCCCGAACTCGATACGGCCTGGACGGCCCGCATGGGCACGCAATGGCAGGTGAACAACGAGTCCGCCGACACGATTCGCTCCATGACTCACGCGGGTGTGCTGCAGGCCAGCGTGAACCGGCTGCCGGACCTGCCGGGCTACATCGTCATGCGCAACTGCGACGATAGCGGCAAACCCGTCTGGCAGATGCTGCTGCCGCTGGCCGATGGCCGGGCCGGGATGGCGATCAGGATTCCGGGCCTGAATGGCCGCGATCTGTGGGAGGCGATCTTCACGGCCGTCAACGGACGACCCGCGATGACGATCGGCGGCGTGACCTACGCGCCGGCAAGTTGA
- the ttdB gene encoding L(+)-tartrate dehydratase subunit beta gives MKKILTTPIKSEDLEDLNIGDVVYLTGRLVTCRDVAHRRLIEQGRQLPVDLEGGAIFHAGPIVRKKDDGSFEMVSIGPTTSMRMEKFERQFIAQTGVKLIVGKGGMGPETAAGCQEHKAVHAIFPGGCAVLAATLVEEIEGAEWQDLGMPETLWINRVKVFGPLIISIDTKGNNLIQQNKVAFNEKKKPVLDRISQQLSFIK, from the coding sequence GTGAAAAAGATTCTGACCACCCCCATCAAGAGCGAAGATCTCGAAGATCTCAACATCGGCGACGTCGTCTATCTGACCGGCCGCCTCGTCACGTGCCGGGACGTCGCGCATCGACGGCTGATCGAACAGGGTCGACAACTCCCGGTCGACCTCGAAGGCGGCGCGATCTTCCATGCGGGCCCGATCGTGCGCAAGAAGGACGACGGCAGCTTCGAAATGGTTTCCATCGGTCCGACGACCAGCATGCGCATGGAAAAATTCGAACGCCAGTTCATCGCGCAAACCGGGGTCAAGCTGATTGTCGGCAAGGGCGGCATGGGCCCGGAAACGGCGGCGGGTTGCCAGGAACACAAGGCCGTCCACGCGATCTTCCCCGGCGGCTGCGCGGTGCTGGCCGCCACGCTGGTCGAGGAAATCGAAGGCGCGGAATGGCAGGATCTGGGCATGCCGGAAACGTTGTGGATCAACCGCGTCAAGGTGTTCGGTCCGCTGATCATCTCGATCGACACCAAGGGTAACAACCTGATCCAGCAGAACAAGGTCGCCTTCAACGAAAAGAAGAAGCCGGTTCTCGACAGGATCAGCCAGCAGCTCAGCTTCATCAAGTAA
- the ttdA gene encoding L(+)-tartrate dehydratase subunit alpha, whose product MDKEAAIQSVTDTMAKFTAYIGKRLPKDVTAKLAELRTLETNPLAKSIYDSMDSNQDAADKLNRPSCQDTGVIQYFVEAGAHFPLLGELEEILRDATAGATQMGPLRHNAVETFDEKNTGTNTGTQIPWLDWRIVPEQDSCTIDVYMAGGGCTLPGAAKVLMPGQGYEGVAEFVMDVITERGVNACPPLLVGVGVSTSVETAARLSKLAILRPVDSKSDNPRAALMEDLLEQGLNEIGIGPQGLTGNNSVMGVNIESSARHPSTIGVAVNTGCWAHRRGKIRINADLSYEILSHEGVVL is encoded by the coding sequence ATGGACAAGGAAGCAGCCATTCAGTCCGTGACGGACACCATGGCGAAATTTACGGCCTATATCGGCAAGCGCCTGCCCAAGGACGTGACGGCGAAGCTCGCGGAGCTGCGCACGCTTGAAACCAATCCGCTTGCGAAGTCGATCTACGATTCGATGGACAGCAATCAGGACGCGGCCGACAAGCTGAACCGCCCGAGTTGCCAGGACACCGGCGTCATCCAGTATTTCGTCGAGGCCGGCGCCCATTTTCCGCTGCTGGGCGAACTGGAAGAGATCCTGCGCGACGCGACCGCCGGCGCGACGCAAATGGGCCCGCTGCGCCACAACGCCGTCGAAACGTTCGACGAGAAGAACACCGGCACGAACACCGGCACCCAGATTCCCTGGCTCGACTGGCGCATCGTTCCGGAACAAGACAGCTGCACCATCGACGTCTACATGGCCGGTGGCGGCTGCACCCTGCCCGGCGCGGCCAAGGTCCTGATGCCCGGACAGGGCTACGAAGGCGTGGCGGAGTTCGTGATGGACGTCATCACGGAACGCGGCGTCAATGCATGCCCGCCGCTGCTCGTCGGGGTCGGCGTGTCGACCTCGGTCGAAACGGCCGCCCGCCTCTCCAAGCTGGCGATCCTGCGCCCGGTCGACTCGAAGAGCGACAATCCGCGCGCCGCCCTGATGGAGGATCTGCTCGAGCAAGGGCTCAACGAAATCGGCATCGGGCCGCAAGGCCTGACCGGCAACAACAGCGTGATGGGCGTCAATATCGAGTCGTCGGCACGCCACCCGTCGACCATCGGCGTCGCCGTCAACACCGGTTGCTGGGCGCATCGACGCGGCAAGATCCGCATCAATGCCGACCTGTCCTATGAAATCCTGTCCCACGAAGGAGTGGTGCTGTGA
- a CDS encoding MFS transporter: MDMELEKRTLRRVSWRIVPFIMLLYFVAYIDRVNLGFAALTMKTDLGFSASILGLGAGIFFWGYFICEVPSNVILHKVGARLWIARVMVTWGIVSACMAFITGPTSFYLIRFLLGAAEAGFFPGIILYLGYWFPARRRAGVVALFMAAAPISTALGSPLSAALLEMNGVMGLHGWQWLFVIEAVPAVILGFVVLFFMTDRPEQAKWLKEDERNWLVGVMNQEAASRATTARHGIVSGLANPRVLALSLIYFGTSAGLYTLGIWAPQIIGHLGVSSMTVGLLNAIPPIVSVVAMVVWSRHSDRTGERTWHVVLACVAAIVGLVVAALSHSVVGLIASLTLVNIGISCAKPPLWTMPTTFLSGAAAATGIATINSIGNLGGFVGPAMIGWIKDQTGSFAGGLCFVAGLLVLSVVLTLSLARSQRSAMTRGNAAAH; this comes from the coding sequence ATGGACATGGAACTTGAAAAGCGCACGTTGCGAAGGGTGAGCTGGCGTATCGTGCCTTTCATCATGCTGCTGTACTTCGTCGCGTACATCGACCGGGTCAATCTCGGCTTCGCCGCGCTGACGATGAAAACGGACCTGGGCTTCAGCGCATCGATACTCGGCCTCGGAGCCGGCATCTTCTTCTGGGGCTACTTCATTTGCGAAGTGCCCTCCAACGTCATCCTGCACAAGGTCGGCGCGCGGTTGTGGATTGCGCGCGTCATGGTTACGTGGGGCATCGTTTCCGCGTGCATGGCCTTCATCACGGGACCGACGAGCTTCTACCTCATCCGTTTTCTTCTGGGGGCGGCGGAAGCCGGGTTCTTCCCCGGCATCATCCTGTATCTCGGCTACTGGTTCCCAGCGCGCCGCCGTGCCGGCGTCGTGGCGCTGTTCATGGCCGCCGCGCCGATCTCCACGGCGCTCGGGTCGCCGCTGTCGGCGGCGTTGCTCGAAATGAACGGCGTGATGGGCCTGCACGGCTGGCAGTGGCTGTTCGTGATCGAAGCCGTGCCGGCGGTCATCCTGGGTTTCGTCGTCCTGTTCTTCATGACCGACCGCCCCGAACAGGCCAAATGGCTGAAAGAGGACGAGCGCAACTGGCTCGTCGGCGTCATGAATCAGGAAGCCGCCAGCCGGGCGACCACGGCCAGGCACGGCATCGTCAGCGGCCTGGCGAATCCGCGTGTGCTTGCCCTGTCGCTGATCTACTTCGGTACGTCGGCCGGCCTGTACACCCTCGGCATCTGGGCACCGCAGATCATCGGGCATCTCGGCGTGTCGTCGATGACGGTCGGCCTGCTCAACGCGATTCCGCCGATCGTGTCGGTCGTTGCGATGGTCGTCTGGTCACGCCACTCCGACCGCACCGGCGAACGCACGTGGCACGTCGTGCTGGCCTGCGTGGCGGCGATCGTCGGTCTGGTGGTTGCCGCGCTCTCCCATAGCGTGGTCGGACTGATCGCGTCCCTCACGCTGGTCAACATCGGGATCAGCTGCGCCAAGCCGCCGCTCTGGACCATGCCGACGACGTTCCTCTCCGGTGCCGCGGCCGCGACCGGCATCGCCACCATCAATTCGATCGGCAACCTCGGCGGCTTCGTCGGGCCGGCCATGATCGGATGGATCAAGGACCAGACCGGCAGCTTCGCGGGCGGACTCTGTTTCGTCGCCGGCCTGCTGGTGCTCTCCGTCGTACTCACGCTGTCGCTGGCCCGTTCGCAGCGCTCGGCGATGACGCGCGGCAATGCCGCCGCGCACTGA
- a CDS encoding LysR family transcriptional regulator, producing the protein MNTDSELGFFCLLVKQGSLAATARELNLTPPAVSRRLSAMEDRLGVRLLNRTTRRISLTSEGEVYFANARRILSDIDDMERLVSSTREAPKGLLRVNAPLGFGRSYIGPSIPVFSQAYPDVEVQLHLTDRPVSLPDESIDLSVRFGEMPDSRLIAKKIASNRRLLVSSPAYLRDAGQPAHPHDLTHHQCIVLRQNDAAYGNWRLTRGGRTETVKVHGKLSTNDGEVALNWALEGHGILMRAEWDIAKYLRSGRLVQVLSDFDTPPADIYVVYPERLNLSAKVACFVEHLRNYLGEHADGPSPVDSNW; encoded by the coding sequence ATGAATACGGACTCGGAGCTGGGCTTCTTTTGCTTGCTGGTGAAACAGGGGAGCTTGGCGGCGACTGCGCGCGAATTGAACCTGACCCCGCCGGCGGTCTCGCGCCGGCTGTCGGCCATGGAGGATCGTCTGGGGGTGCGCCTCCTGAATCGCACGACCCGGCGCATCAGCCTGACCAGTGAAGGCGAGGTCTATTTCGCGAACGCGCGGCGCATCCTGAGCGACATCGACGACATGGAGCGTCTGGTGTCCAGCACCCGCGAAGCGCCGAAAGGGTTGTTGCGCGTCAATGCGCCGTTGGGATTCGGTCGATCCTATATCGGGCCGTCGATCCCGGTGTTCAGCCAGGCTTATCCCGACGTCGAGGTGCAACTGCATCTCACTGACCGGCCCGTCAGCCTGCCGGACGAAAGCATCGATTTATCCGTGCGTTTTGGCGAGATGCCGGACTCGCGTCTCATCGCGAAGAAAATCGCGTCCAATCGCCGCTTGCTGGTGTCGTCGCCGGCGTATCTGCGGGATGCCGGTCAACCGGCTCACCCACACGATCTGACGCACCATCAGTGCATCGTGCTGCGGCAGAACGATGCCGCCTACGGCAACTGGCGCCTGACCCGCGGCGGCCGCACCGAGACGGTCAAGGTGCACGGCAAACTGAGCACCAACGACGGGGAGGTCGCGCTGAACTGGGCGCTGGAAGGGCACGGCATATTGATGCGCGCTGAATGGGACATTGCCAAATACTTGCGGAGCGGCCGGCTGGTGCAAGTACTGAGCGACTTCGACACGCCGCCCGCCGACATCTACGTGGTGTATCCGGAACGGCTGAATCTGTCGGCAAAGGTCGCGTGCTTTGTCGAGCACCTGCGAAACTACCTCGGCGAGCATGCCGACGGTCCGTCTCCGGTCGATTCGAACTGGTAG
- a CDS encoding ankyrin repeat domain-containing protein, translating to MKNRLRTALSRTLAIAGAVVLAACAPLAPPAAVPHPDAHADLHQYDDAWFAAARLGRIDILQSLVDAHYPIDTTTREGYTAVILAAYRDQPATLDYLLRNGADPCIGDRHGNTALMGALFKGEIAIAKRLADTHCPIDQTNYAGETALSFAALFGRLDMLPVLVAHGANPDHLDALGRTALQNAILQGNDAAVGALEKVGATPNADVTLRLRP from the coding sequence ATGAAGAATCGACTCCGAACCGCCCTCTCCCGTACGCTCGCGATCGCGGGCGCCGTCGTGCTCGCGGCCTGCGCACCGCTCGCACCGCCCGCAGCCGTTCCCCACCCCGACGCGCACGCCGATCTGCACCAATACGACGATGCGTGGTTTGCCGCCGCGCGTCTCGGCCGCATCGATATCCTGCAGTCGCTCGTCGACGCGCATTACCCGATCGACACGACGACGCGCGAAGGCTATACCGCGGTCATCCTCGCAGCCTACCGCGACCAGCCCGCGACGCTCGACTATCTGCTGCGCAACGGTGCCGACCCATGCATCGGCGATCGTCACGGCAACACGGCACTGATGGGGGCGCTGTTCAAGGGAGAGATTGCGATCGCGAAGCGGCTGGCCGATACACACTGCCCGATCGACCAGACCAATTACGCCGGCGAAACGGCACTGTCCTTCGCCGCGCTGTTCGGCCGGCTCGACATGCTGCCGGTGCTCGTCGCACATGGCGCGAATCCGGATCACCTCGATGCACTCGGCCGCACGGCGCTGCAGAACGCCATCCTGCAAGGCAACGACGCTGCGGTTGGCGCGCTCGAGAAAGTCGGCGCGACGCCGAATGCGGATGTGACGTTGCGGTTGAGGCCATAA
- a CDS encoding catalase → MSYTGNRFFQSMIAAACVALASSSHAVELTRDNGSPVGDNQNSQTAGPNGPTLLQDSHLIEKLQRFDRERIPERVVHARGTGAFGEFVPSADLSDLTTAKVFTPGTKTPVFVRFSTVMGYRGSPEQARDPRGFAVKFYTEQGNWDLVGINLPIFFIRDAIKFPDFVHANKPSAVTGVQDANLAFDFFAHAPEATSMLTLLYTTEGMPDSYRHMDGYGVHAFKFVNADGKYTYVKFHWKSQQGMHGLRPKDIAGSIGADWNLMTNDLYGALKAGNAPKWDLYIQVLKPSELDAFDFNPLDDTKVWAGIPERKVGTLTLNRVPDNYFESTEESAFAPSRMVPGIEPSEDRMLQGRMFSYADTQMYRLGANFNQLPINRPRVAVTNNNQDGAMNFGDRKGEVNYEPSTLNELAQNPRYKSVQTPLAGTTQQAAIRKTLNFRQAGEYYRMLSVQERQDLVTALSGDLSHVTNDASKYAMLSYFYKADADYGTRLARATHADPSRVKSLADKLVEN, encoded by the coding sequence ATGTCATACACCGGGAATCGCTTTTTTCAGAGCATGATTGCCGCAGCTTGCGTTGCATTGGCCTCTTCTTCCCATGCCGTCGAACTGACGCGCGACAACGGTTCGCCCGTCGGCGACAACCAGAATTCCCAGACGGCCGGACCGAACGGTCCGACGCTGCTGCAGGACTCGCATCTCATCGAAAAACTCCAGCGCTTCGATCGCGAACGCATCCCCGAACGTGTCGTGCACGCCCGCGGCACCGGCGCATTCGGCGAATTCGTGCCGAGCGCCGACCTCAGCGATCTGACGACGGCCAAGGTCTTCACGCCCGGCACGAAGACGCCCGTGTTCGTCCGCTTCTCGACCGTGATGGGTTATCGCGGCTCGCCCGAGCAGGCGCGCGATCCGCGCGGCTTCGCCGTGAAGTTCTATACCGAACAAGGCAACTGGGATCTGGTCGGGATCAACCTGCCGATCTTCTTCATCCGCGATGCAATCAAGTTCCCTGACTTCGTGCATGCGAACAAGCCGAGCGCCGTCACGGGCGTACAAGACGCGAACCTCGCGTTCGACTTCTTCGCGCATGCGCCCGAGGCGACCAGCATGCTGACCCTGCTATACACGACCGAGGGCATGCCCGATTCGTACCGGCACATGGATGGCTACGGCGTACACGCGTTCAAGTTCGTCAACGCCGACGGCAAGTACACGTACGTGAAGTTCCACTGGAAGAGCCAGCAAGGGATGCACGGGCTTCGCCCGAAGGACATTGCGGGTTCGATCGGCGCCGACTGGAACCTGATGACGAACGACCTGTATGGCGCGCTGAAGGCCGGTAACGCGCCGAAGTGGGATCTTTATATTCAGGTGCTGAAGCCGTCCGAACTCGACGCGTTCGACTTCAACCCGCTCGACGATACGAAGGTGTGGGCCGGCATTCCCGAACGCAAGGTCGGCACGCTGACGCTGAACCGCGTGCCGGACAACTACTTCGAGTCGACCGAGGAATCCGCCTTTGCACCATCGCGGATGGTACCCGGCATCGAGCCGTCGGAAGACCGGATGCTGCAGGGCCGGATGTTCTCGTACGCGGATACGCAGATGTACCGCCTCGGCGCGAACTTCAACCAGTTGCCGATCAATCGTCCGCGCGTGGCCGTCACGAACAACAACCAGGACGGCGCGATGAACTTCGGCGACCGCAAGGGTGAAGTGAACTACGAGCCGTCGACGCTGAACGAACTCGCGCAGAACCCGCGTTACAAGTCGGTCCAGACGCCGCTTGCCGGCACGACGCAACAGGCCGCGATCCGCAAGACGCTGAACTTCCGGCAAGCGGGCGAGTATTACCGGATGCTGTCCGTGCAAGAACGGCAGGACCTGGTGACCGCGCTGTCGGGCGACCTGAGCCACGTGACGAACGACGCGAGCAAGTACGCGATGCTGTCGTACTTCTACAAGGCAGACGCAGACTACGGCACGCGCCTCGCGCGTGCGACGCATGCCGACCCGTCCCGTGTGAAGTCGCTCGCCGACAAGCTCGTCGAGAACTGA